Sequence from the Qipengyuania gaetbuli genome:
CTCAGCGGGTCTACACTTCCGACCGGCGGATTGCCGAATGGGGCGCGCTCAAGGCGAACTGGATCTATTTCAAGGTCGGCATGCTCTGGGCGTTCGGCCTGCGCAGCCGGATGGCAAAGCACTATCCTGACGTGCGCTAGGCGCCTGCGAGGAAGCCCACGGCGATGCAATGGTCGATGAGACGCCGGATATAGTCCTCGCCCGTCACTTGGCATTCGAGGCCTGTCACTTCGCGAAAGTGCGTGTCCGAGAAATGCGGGTCACGCTGGAAATAGCTCGCGTAAAGCCCTGCCACCCGCTTGAACAAGCGCCGCTCCAGCGCGGGGAGCAGGGCGGGATCGAAGTGTTCGGGCGCGACCAGTTCGGGTTCGTGGAACTGCGGGTAGGCGCCGATAGCCCCGGTGAAACGCTCCACCGGCAGCGGCTGGCCGGAGACGAGGTGGTAAGTGCCGCCCTCGGCCTCTTCCATGCGTTCCGCCAGCGCGACAATACCTGCCGCCACGTGGTCGATCGGAACGAAGTCGAGCGTCGCACCCAGGCGGGCAGGCATGTGCCGCACGCGCCCTTCGGCTATCAGCTTGAAGGCTGCGTATGTCGTATCGAACTGGCGGATAGCACCGTCCTCATCCGCGCCCACCACGATGGAAGGGCGGGCGATCGCCCATCTGGCAGTGCTTTGCCGGACTAGCCGCTCACCCGCCGCCTTGCTGGCTTCGTAGCCATTGGCAAAGCCGCCCTCCGGCAGGGGATCGTCCTCCGCAATCGGCCCGTCACGCGTTCCGCAGACATAGGCGGTCGAGACGTGCAGGAAGCCCATCCCGCCGGCTTCCGCCAGTTCCAGCGCATGGCGCACGCCATCGACATTGGCGGCGCGGTAATCCTCTTCCTCAAGGTCGAAGCGCACGCTGGCTGCGCAGTGGACGATCATGTCGTGCGTGTCCGACAGCCCGGCGAATGCTTCGCGGGACAGGCCCAGGCGCGCTTGCGATACGTCGCCCTTCACAGTGGGAATTTCGACAGCGGCGCCGTCGTTTGCGCGCACGTCCGGATTGCGGTGGACGAGGCCGGTCACCTCGTGGCCGCGCGCAACCAGACGCGCGCAGACCTCGCCGCCCACCAGTCCGGCAGCTCCCGTCACCAGCACCTTCACGCGGTGCGCCGTTGCGTCATGTAACCGATGGGACCTGTCCGTCGAAGGGGCGGGGGAATGCGATAGAGTTCGCATCTTGAGCAATTTCGGTTACGGGACAAGCGATGAAATTCACCCATGACGTGATCGTGATCGGCGGCGGGGCCGCAGGACTTGTCGCTGCCGGCGGCTGCGCGCTTTTCGGCCTCGAAGTCGCCCTGATCGAGGGGCGCAAGATGGGCGGTGAGTGCCTGAACGATGGTTGCGTGCCGTCGAAGGCCCTGATTACCGCAGCCAAGCGTGCGGCAGAGGCGCGCGAAGGCACGCGTTACGGGGTGACGCTCGACCAGCCCCAGGTCGACTGGCTCGGCGTACGCCAGCACATCCGCGATGCCATCGCCGCGATCGAACCGCATGACAGCGAAGATCGGTTCGAGGAAATGGGCTGCGAGGTCATCCGCGACTGGGCGAAAGTGACGGGGCCCCAGTCGGTCGAGGTCGGCGGGCGCACCCTGCGCGCGCCGCGGATCGTCATCGCCACCGGCTCGAAGCCGGCCATCCCCCCGATCGAGGGCGTGGACAGCGTCCCCTATCTCACCAACGAGACCATCTTCGACATCGATGCGCTGCCCGACCACCTCGTGATCGTCGGCGGCGGAGTGATCGGCATGGAAATGGCGCAGGCCTTCCGCCGCCTCGGCAGCGCCGTTACCGTGGTCGAGCCGGACGAGCTGATGGCGCGCGACGACCGCGAGAGCGTGGCGCTGGTGCGCGAGGTGATGGAGGGCGAGGGCGTGCGCTTCGTCAAGGGCCTCGCCAGCAAGGTCGAGGGCCGCGATGGCGCTATCCGCCTCCATGTCGGCGAGGAGGTCATCGACGGATCGCATCTGCTGATCGCCACCGGCCGCAAGGCCCGGTGCGAAGGTTTCGGCCTCGAAGACATCGGCGTGAAGATGGGCCGCGGCGGCATCGTGACAGACGAACGCCGCCGCACCTCGGTGAAGGGGATCTACGCCATCGGCGACTGCCGCGACGGGCCGCGCCTGACCCATGTGTCGGGCTATGAAGGCTCCAACGTCGCGCTCGAGATCACGCTCGGCCTGCCCGCCAAGGTCGATTATTCGGCCTTGCCCTGGTGCACCTATACCGAGCCGGAAGTCGCCCAGATCGGCCTGACCGAACAGGAAGCACGCGAGAAATACGGCGAGAAGCTGCGGGTCGTCATCGAAAGCTTTCACGACAACGAGCGCGCGCTGACCGAAGGTAACGACAAGGGTCAGGCGAAGGTGATGCTCAAGGGCACCAAGGTCGTCGGCGCCAGCCTTGTGGGCAAGAATGTCGGCGAACTGCTGCTGCCCTACACGCAGACGATCACCGGCAAGAGCAGCACCTTCGCGCTAGGTTCGGCGGTCATCGCCTATCCCACCCGCAGCGAGATCACCAAGGCGACTGCCTTTGCCGCATGGGAGCCGACCGTGTTCGGACCGCTGCCCAAGAAATGGGCCGGGTTCCAGGCCCGGATGAGGCGGCGGTTTTCGTGAACGCGCGTTCGGCTTCCCGCAACGCACCGGCTGGCCCATCGCCCTTCGCGGTCGAGGCCGCGGCATTGCCGCGCGAAAAATTCGTCGATCCGGCGCTCACTGCCAAAGGCGAACCGCGCGCGAGCGTGCCGCTGGTCCGGCTCGATACGCTGTGGCTCAATACCGGCACGCTGTGCAATCTGGCCTGCGCCACCTGCTATATCGATAGCAGTCCGACCAATGATGCGCTGGTCTATCTGCGTAGCCACGATGCGGACCGCTTCCTCGAAGAAGCGGCAGGCATGGGGACCCGCGAAATCGGCTTCACCGGTGGCGAGCCTTTCATGAACCCCGATATGCTCGCGATGCTGGAAGAATGCCTTACGCGCGGTTTTGAAGCGCTGGTCCTGACCAATGCCATGCGGCCGATGCGACGGCACGAGGCCGCACTGCTCACCTTGCGCGAAAGGTTCGGCGAGCGGCTGACGCTGCGTGTGAGCCTCGACCACCATTCGCGGCCCGTTCACGAGGCGGAGCGCGGTGCCAACAGCTGGGATCCCGCCATGGACGGGCTGCGCTGGCTGTCGGACCATGGCTTCTCGATCGCCGTTGCCGGACGCCTCTTGCCGGGCGAGGGCGAGCAGGAGGCGCGCCGCGCCTATGCCGCGCTGTTCGCCGCCGAAGGGATTGCAATCGATGCGCATGACCCTGCGCGGCTGGTGCTGTTCCCCGAAATGGACGCAGGCAAGGACATCGCGGAAATCACCACCGCGTGCTGGGATATCCTCGGCAAGTCACCTTCCGACATCATGTGCGCATCGAGCCGCATGGTCGTGCACCGCAAGGGCGAGCCGGGCCCACGCGTCGCGGCCTGCACGCTCATCCCCTATGATGCGGGTTTCGACCTTGGCGCAACGCTGACAGAGGCGAGCGGAGAGGTGGCCCTGAACCACCCGCATTGCGCGCGCTTCTGCGTGCTGGGCGGGGCCAGCTGCTCGGCCTAGGCGCGTTTGCGGCTGTCCAGCCACTTCGCCAGCGCGACGCCGCCCGTGATGAGGAACGGCACCAGCACGATGCTGAGCGTCACCTTGGCGATGACCTGTCCGATGAGGAGGTTGGTGATCGGGAACTGGCCGTAGAAAGCCAGCGTGATGAAGATCACCGAATCGATTGCCTGGCTCAGCGCAGACGCGACCGCGCCGCGTGCCATGAGTGAAAACGCGCCGCCGCCTTCGGCATTGCCGCGCAGGCGCGAGAAGATCCACACGTTGAGCAGCAACGAGACGATATAGGCCGCAGGTCCGGCCGCCCAGACTCGCCAGATCGTCGCATGGACCCGCTCGAACGCTGCCAGGTCCTCTGCACGTCCGCCGATCATTTCAGGCGATGCGGGCAGGTTCAGCACGAGCTGCATCAAGAGGCCCGAAATCAGCAACGGGACGAAGCCGAACCACACGATCCGGTTGGCGAGCTTTTCCCCGTAGAGCTGGGCGATGGTGCTGGAAATCACCACCAGCAGGAGGAAGGCGAAGATGCCCGATTCCACCGCAAGGTCGGTCGGCCACAGCTGTACCTGCTTGAACGCAAGCACGCCCGCGAGCACGGTCATGCCCCCGTAAAGCAGGATATAGACGAACAGGCCGAGCGGCATGGCAGCTGCGGCAAGGCGGGTTTCGTTGGCCGGGCTTTCGGTCATGACGGGGTAGGGCAATCTTTCAAACTGGTGACAGCGCGCGCTGGCGGAGGGCGCAGAAATTGACTAAGCGGACCCGCCGCGCAAGGTAGCGGCTGATTTCATCCGCAACTTGTCGCATCGCGAAGGGGTCCGCAATGCCGCCTTTCATTGTCAATATCGCCGGTATCCTCGCGATCCTCCTGATCGCCTTCCTGCTGTCCACCGGCAAGCGCCGCATCAAGCTGCGCGTCGTGGGCGCGGCTTTCGCATTGCAGGCGCTCATGGCGCTGCTCGTCCTGCGCACGCCCTGGGGTGTCGAGGCGATCCAGGCGATGTCGAACGGCGTCATTGCCCTGCTCGACTATTCCAAGGCGGGTATCACCGCGATCTTCGGCCCGATGGAGGGCAATCCCTTCACCAACACCTTCGTGATCGCCGCCCTGCCGGTGATCATCTTCTTCGCCGCGCTCGTC
This genomic interval carries:
- a CDS encoding queuosine precursor transporter codes for the protein MTESPANETRLAAAAMPLGLFVYILLYGGMTVLAGVLAFKQVQLWPTDLAVESGIFAFLLLVVISSTIAQLYGEKLANRIVWFGFVPLLISGLLMQLVLNLPASPEMIGGRAEDLAAFERVHATIWRVWAAGPAAYIVSLLLNVWIFSRLRGNAEGGGAFSLMARGAVASALSQAIDSVIFITLAFYGQFPITNLLIGQVIAKVTLSIVLVPFLITGGVALAKWLDSRKRA
- a CDS encoding SDR family oxidoreductase, which produces MTGAAGLVGGEVCARLVARGHEVTGLVHRNPDVRANDGAAVEIPTVKGDVSQARLGLSREAFAGLSDTHDMIVHCAASVRFDLEEEDYRAANVDGVRHALELAEAGGMGFLHVSTAYVCGTRDGPIAEDDPLPEGGFANGYEASKAAGERLVRQSTARWAIARPSIVVGADEDGAIRQFDTTYAAFKLIAEGRVRHMPARLGATLDFVPIDHVAAGIVALAERMEEAEGGTYHLVSGQPLPVERFTGAIGAYPQFHEPELVAPEHFDPALLPALERRLFKRVAGLYASYFQRDPHFSDTHFREVTGLECQVTGEDYIRRLIDHCIAVGFLAGA
- a CDS encoding dihydrolipoyl dehydrogenase family protein is translated as MKFTHDVIVIGGGAAGLVAAGGCALFGLEVALIEGRKMGGECLNDGCVPSKALITAAKRAAEAREGTRYGVTLDQPQVDWLGVRQHIRDAIAAIEPHDSEDRFEEMGCEVIRDWAKVTGPQSVEVGGRTLRAPRIVIATGSKPAIPPIEGVDSVPYLTNETIFDIDALPDHLVIVGGGVIGMEMAQAFRRLGSAVTVVEPDELMARDDRESVALVREVMEGEGVRFVKGLASKVEGRDGAIRLHVGEEVIDGSHLLIATGRKARCEGFGLEDIGVKMGRGGIVTDERRRTSVKGIYAIGDCRDGPRLTHVSGYEGSNVALEITLGLPAKVDYSALPWCTYTEPEVAQIGLTEQEAREKYGEKLRVVIESFHDNERALTEGNDKGQAKVMLKGTKVVGASLVGKNVGELLLPYTQTITGKSSTFALGSAVIAYPTRSEITKATAFAAWEPTVFGPLPKKWAGFQARMRRRFS
- a CDS encoding radical SAM protein gives rise to the protein MNARSASRNAPAGPSPFAVEAAALPREKFVDPALTAKGEPRASVPLVRLDTLWLNTGTLCNLACATCYIDSSPTNDALVYLRSHDADRFLEEAAGMGTREIGFTGGEPFMNPDMLAMLEECLTRGFEALVLTNAMRPMRRHEAALLTLRERFGERLTLRVSLDHHSRPVHEAERGANSWDPAMDGLRWLSDHGFSIAVAGRLLPGEGEQEARRAYAALFAAEGIAIDAHDPARLVLFPEMDAGKDIAEITTACWDILGKSPSDIMCASSRMVVHRKGEPGPRVAACTLIPYDAGFDLGATLTEASGEVALNHPHCARFCVLGGASCSA